The Coccidioides posadasii str. Silveira chromosome 3, complete sequence genome contains a region encoding:
- a CDS encoding uncharacterized protein (EggNog:ENOG410PK80~COG:O~BUSCO:4349at33183), translating into MDGFDEEAFKKFFPSTFGKQSREADVGGQINRTKRTEAAAKPQQLAGKPDVQTQQEVNSKAPAAQQPASASASGSDSDSDDSEDDDDEFPVSHDLVFKTHERAITTVTVDPSGARMITGSTDCTIKFHDFASLTPTTLRAFKSVEPSAKKHSAASETHPVHVAKFNPLSPGYVLAIAATPQPKILSRDGDTLTEFVKGDMYLRDMRNTKGHISEVTSGTWSPTDSNLCATAATDSTVRIWDANIGRSQKEVIVHKSKAAGSAGRTRITAVAWGSPAQGGNNVLVAAALDGSLVMWGGDGPFTRPSGEIRDAHTRDTWTSGLDISPDGRLIVTKGGDDTIKLWDTRKFKQPITTVSHISNSNIYPTSNIQFSPTGANIITGSQAGDLYILNPATLKPELKTPITPDSPIITVLWHEKLNQILAGSANGGTHLLYNPNLSRNGALTIMSKAPKRRHIDDDPNLTTDLSLGFSGEGIISGSGIASATSFSSRHPTIGLTASGRSRDPRRPHLPAQTPFAKSQPDEKHIKENIPLSSMRDEDPREALLKYAEKAEKDPIFTSAWKHTQPKPIFAELSDDEEEEKKQGHLGPDRKRIKR; encoded by the coding sequence ATGGACGGATTCGATGAGGAAGCGTTCAAAAAGTTCTTCCCGAGTACCTTTGGGAAGCAGAGCAGAGAAGCCGACGTTGGGGGGCAAATCAACAGGACGAAGCGAACAGAAGCGGCAGCAAAACCACAGCAGCTCGCGGGAAAGCCCGACGTACAGACGCAACAGGAGGTTAATTCGAAGGCTCCGGCAGCTCAGCAGCCAGCCTCCGCCTCCGCGTCCGGCTCTGATTCCGATTCCGACGACTCAGaagacgacgacgatgagtTCCCGGTGTCGCATGATCTCGTGTTTAAGACGCACGAGCGGGCAATCACGACCGTTACCGTTGATCCCTCTGGCGCTCGAATGATAACTGGTTCGACAGACTGCACAATCAAATTCCACGATTTCGCATCCCTCACCCCGACCACTCTGCGCGCTTTCAAATCCGTCGAACCCTCTGCGAAGAAACATTCCGCTGCTTCGGAAACACACCCCGTTCACGTTGCGAAATTCAACCCTTTGTCTCCGGGCTATGTGCTGGCTATTGCTGCGACGCCGCAGCCGAAGATCTTGTCCCGAGATGGGGATACGTTGACAGAGTTTGTCAAGGGGGATATGTATCTGCGTGACATGCGCAATACGAAGGGTCATATTTCGGAGGTTACGAGTGGGACGTGGAGCCCGACGGACTCCAATCTATGTGCTACGGCGGCGACGGATAGTACAGTTCGAATATGGGATGCCAACATTGGGAGAAGTCAGAAAGAGGTTATTGTGCATAAGTCGAAGGCGGCGGGCTCGGCGGGGAGGACGAGAATAACTGCTGTCGCGTGGGGGTCCCCGGCGCAGGGAGGGAACAATGTGCTGGTGGCTGCTGCACTGGATGGGAGTCTTGTAATGTGGGGTGGAGATGGACCGTTCACAAGACCGAGTGGTGAGATTAGAGACGCGCATACTCGGGATACCTGGACGAGCGGTTTGGACATAAGCCCAGACGGGAGGTTGATTGTGACGAAGGGAGGAGATGACACCATCAAGCTGTGGGACACTAGGAAATTTAAACAACCTATCACGACCGTGTCGCATATCTCTAATTCCAATATCTACCCTACGTCGAATATACAGTTCTCTCCCACGGGTGCCAATATCATCACGGGCTCACAAGCGGGAGATCTGTATATCCTGAATCCGGCAACTCTGAAACCCGAGCTTAAAACACCCATCACCCCCGATTCGCCGATAATCACCGTGCTCTGGCACGAGAAGTTGAACCAAATACTCGCCGGCTCTGCAAACGGAGGAACACATCTTCTATACAATCCGAATCTTTCTCGCAACGGCGCGCTTACTATTATGTCCAAGGCCCCGAAGCGTCGCCACATCGACGATGACCCCAATCTCACTACGGATCTGTCTCTCGGTTTCTCCGGTGAAGGTATTATCAGCGGCAGTGGCATCGCATCTGCCACTAGCTTCTCTAGTAGGCACCCTACAATTGGCCTGACCGCGTCTGGCCGCTCCCGCGATCCGCGTCGACCGCATCTCCCTGCACAGACGCCTTTTGCTAAAAGTCAACCCGACGAGAAGCATATCAAGGAGAACATCCCTCTTAGTTCCATGAGAGATGAAGATCCGAGAGAGGCATTGCTAAAGTATGCGGAAAAAGCGGAGAAGGACCCGATATTTACAAGTGCATGGAAACATACGCAGCCGAAGCCGATATTCGCTGAACTCAGTGAcgacgaagaggaagagaagaagcaggGGCATTTGGGTCCAGATAGAAAGAGGATCAAGAGATAG
- the RPT2 gene encoding ATPase of 26S proteasome regulatory subunit 4 (EggNog:ENOG410PICC~COG:O~BUSCO:7149at33183) has protein sequence MGNQPSQMGGGPPGGDGKDEKDKKEKPKYEPPPQPTTRVGRKKRKAAGPNAAAKLPTIFPTSRCKLRYLRMQRVHDHLILEEEYVENQERLRKTKAQASAAPSASDDFDALDRNADERSRVDDMRGSPMSVGNLEEMIDDDHAIISSATGPEYYVSIMSFVDKDLLEPGASILLHHKSVSVVGVLTDDADPLVSVMKLDKAPTESYADIGGLESQIQEVREAVELPLLHPELYEEMGIKPPKGVILYGGPGTGKTLLAKAVANQTSATFLRIVGSELIQKYLGDGPRLVRQIFQVAAEHAPSIVFIDEIDAIGTKRYESTSGGEREVQRTMLELLNQLDGFDDRGDVKVIMATNKIETLDPALIRPGRIDRKILFENPDQNTKKKIFALHTSKMSLSDDVDLDEFISQKDDLSGADIKAICSEAGLMALRERRMRVQMADFRAARERVMKTKSENEPEGLYL, from the exons ATG GGAAATCAACCATCCCAGATGGGCGGTGGCCCCCCGGGGGGCGACGGGAAAGACGAGAAGGACAAGAAA GAAAAGCCAAAGTACGAACCTCCTCCACAGCCCACGACTAGAGTCGGGCGTAAGAAACGTAAGGCTGCTGGCCCCAATGCCGCTGCCAAACTCCCTACGATATTCCCGACTTCACGGTGCAAACTGCGATACCTCCGAATGCAGCGGGTCCACGATCATTTGATATTGGAAGAGGAGTATGTCGAGAATCAGGAACGTCTCCGCAAGACGAAGGCTCAAGCGTCGGCGGCGCCCTCGGCCAGTGATGACTTTGATGCTTTGGATCGAAATGCGGATGAGAGGAGCCGCGTCGATGATATGAGAGGGAGCCCGATGAGCGTTGGCAATCTCGAGGAGATGATCGATGACGATCATGCAATCATCTCTAGCGCCACGGGTCCCGAGTACTACGTGTCTATCATGTCTTTCGTGGACAAGGACCTACTTGAGCCTGGCGCCAGCATCCTCCTGCATCACAAATCGGTATCGGTTGTTGGCGTGTTGACCGATGACGCGGACCCTCTGGTGTCTGTTATGAAATTGGACAAAGCACCCACAGAATCGTACGCAGATATTGGAGGGTTGGAGTCGCAGATTCAAGAGGTTCGAGAAGCCGTTGAGTTACCGTTACTACACCCAGAGCTATACGAGGAGATGGGTATCAAGCCCCCGAAAGGTGTCATTCTCTATGGAGGACCAGGCACAGGAAAGACCCTACTTGCCAAAGCTGTCGCCAACCAAACCAGTGCTACCTTCCTTCGTATTGTTGGTAGCGAGTTGATTCAGAAATACCTTGGTGATGGTCCACGGTTAGTCCGTCAAATTTTCCAGGTTGCTGCAGAGCACGCCCCGTCTATCGTGTTCATTGATGAAATCGATGCCATCGGAACAAAGCGTTATGAATCCACTTCCGGTGGCGAGCGGGAAGTTCAACGTACCATGTTAGAACTTCTTAATCAGCTAGATGGGTTCGATGACCGTGGCGATGTAAAGGTCATCATGGCCACCAATAAAATCGAGACTTTAGACCCGGCCTTGATTCGACCTGGCCGTATCGACCGCAAGATTCTTTTCGAAAACCCAGATC AAAACACcaaaaagaagatttttGCTCTCCATACGTCCAAAATGTCTCTCAGCGACGACGTAGATCTGGATGAGTTCATTAGTCAAAAGGACGACCTTTCTGGCGCGGATATCAAAGCTATCTGCTCTGAGGCAGGGTTGATGGCTCTCCGAGAGCGGCGAATGCGAGTTCAAATGGCAGATTTTAGAGCTGCTAGGGAGCGCGtgatgaagacgaagagTGAGAACGAGCCTGAGGGCCTCTACTTGTAG
- the UBC1 gene encoding Ubiquitin-conjugating enzyme E2 1 (EggNog:ENOG410PI5J~COG:O~BUSCO:12721at33183) translates to MASNRARRIAKELADIHDDSHSQVAVEPIGGGDDLTHLKGTFQGPPGTPYEGGTYRVDIRIPNEYPFRPPVMRFDTKLWHPNVSSQTGAICLDTLGTAWSPVLTIKSALLSLQSLLSTPEPKDPQDAEVANMLLRNPKEFERVAREWAVMHAGAPKKQIGEGSGGATAASIREKEIKSKQEQEQEELAAYEGYNKDLIDRFCSMGFDVPRVVAAFKYVGIDRMDGEDYELEEAYMGDVTARLLGEP, encoded by the exons ATGGCTTCAAATCGCGCTCGCCGCATCGCCAAAGAACTCGCAGACATTCATGATGACAGTCACTCCCAGGTTGCTGTCGAGCCCATTGGTGGTGGGGACGACCTCACACATTTGAAGGGAACTTTTCAGGGTCCTCCGGGGACCCCATACGAAGGTGGAACCTATCGCGTCGACATCAGGATCCCCAACGAGTACCCCTTCCGCCCTCCAGTTATGAGGTTTGATACCAAATTGTGGCATCCAAATGTCAGCAGTCAAACT GGAGCTATTTGCCTTGACACATTGGGCACGGCCTGGTCCCCCGTCCTTACCATCAAGTCTGCGCTGCTCTCCCTGCAGTCTCTGCTCAGCACTCCTGAGCCAAAAGATCCCCAAGATGCCGAAGTTGCCAACATGCTACTTCGGAATCCAAAGGAATTCGAACGAGTTGCAAGGGAATGGGCCGTCATGCATGCCGGCGCGCCAAAAAAGCAGATTGGCGAAGGCAGCGGCGGGGCTACAGCGGCGTCCATCCGCGAGAAAGAGATCAAGTCGAAGCAGGAGcaagagcaagaagaacTTGCCGC GTATGAGGGATATAACAAGGATCTCATCGACCGTTTCTGCAGCATGGGCTTCGATGTCCCAAGAGTCGTTGCAGCTTTCAAATATGTTGGCATCGACCGGATGGACGGAGAAGATTACGAACTGGAGGAGGCTTACATGGGAGATGTAACCGCTCGTCTTCTGGGAGAGCCATGA
- a CDS encoding uncharacterized protein (BUSCO:365270at4751~EggNog:ENOG410PMZ9~COG:D~BUSCO:10487at33183), which translates to MLEDDIYRTSTQYRLWSFTKESLNSIRENTNSLASVRVRDAIRRAQEARPATSTPGGSDEPDSKTNTPAGPESEIECLTPEDELELVQYYCEKTLELGDEYKPPLPTTVRATAIQYLRRFYVTNSPMTYHPKSIMPCALFLATKTDNYYMSLRSFAEKIPNTTAEDIIAPEFLLTQGLRFAFDIRHPFRGLEGGVMELTAIAKGEGAPGPHHPEQTAAKLQEAIQAIPPAEGAAPSASITDRIASAHGKTRQILKTAAQMTDAYFLYTPSQIWLSALLLVDQPLLEFYLDTKLGPAPSGSPPASAPESALAMLFALRAKLTGVLESCSTLLGTYLNTHDPNVPPDPARMKNLKRIGKKLYHCQNPEKFSELSAGRTQRREGSGSTTPALLPTAGGGDVDETEGPAVKKRKLEKEAEEAGNGGNK; encoded by the exons ATGCTCGAGGACGACATCTATCGAACGTCCACCCAGTACCGGCTCTGGTCGTTCACCAAGGAATCTTTAAATTCTATTCGAGAAAACACCAATTCCCTTGCGAGCGTTCGTGTTCGAGATGCGATCCGTCGGGCGCAAGAAGCTCGCCCCGCGACTTCGACGCCTGGAGGCAGCGATGAACCAGATTCAAAGACCAATACACCCGCAGGGCCTGAGAGTGAGATTGAGTGTTTGACGCCGGAAGACGAATTGGAATTGGTGCAATATTATTGTGAGAAAACGCTGGAGCTGGGGGATGAATACAAGCCTCCGCTGCCGACGACGGTGAGG GCCACCGCTATTCAATATCTGCGCCGTTTCTATGTCACCAACTCGCCTATGACCTATCACCCGAAATCAATAATGCCCTGTGCCCTTTTTCTTGCCACGAAAACGGACAATTACTACATGTCCCTGCGTTCATTTGCGGAAAAGATCCCTAATACGACTGCAGAGGATATTATAGCTCCAGAATTCCTGCTTACTCAGGGCCTACGATTCGCGTTTGACATCCGCCACCCCTTTCGGGGCCTGGAAGGCGGAGTCATGGAACTCACCGCCATAGCAAAAGGCGAAGGTGCGCCTGGTCCCCATCACCCAGAGCAAACGGCCGCAAAGCTCCAAGAAGCCATCCAGGCCATTCCTCCGGCAGAGGGAGCGGCACCGTCAGCCTCCATAACGGACCGTATCGCCTCCGCCCATGGGAAGACAAGACAAATCCTCAAAACCGCCGCCCAAATGACAGATGCCTACTTCCTTTACACACCCTCACAGATCTGGCTTTCTGCCCTCCTCCTCGTGGACCAGCCCCTCCTGGAATTTTACCTCGATACAAAACTCGGCCCCGCGCCGTCTGGTTCCCCGCCAGCCAGCGCTCCAGAATCCGCTCTAGCCATGCTTTTCGCCCTCCGTGCAAAGCTCACGGGTGTCCTGGAGTCTTGCTCCACGCTCCTGGGGACGTATCTAAACACCCATGACCCCAATGTCCCTCCAGATCCGGCCCGCATGAAGAACCTAAAACGCATTGGCAAAAAACTTTACCACTGCCAAAACCCCGAGAAGTTCTCTGAGCTAAGCGCGGGTAGGACCCAGAGGAGGGAGGGTTCGGGGAGCACCACGCCAGCCCTGCTCCCTACCGCTGGCGGAGGCGATGTGGATGAGACTGAGGGTCCTGCTGTCAAAAAGAGGAAGTTGGAGAAGGAGGCGGAGGAGGCTGGTAATGGTGGTAATAAATGA